From Halobacterium sp. R2-5, the proteins below share one genomic window:
- a CDS encoding thioredoxin family protein, whose amino-acid sequence MSLSTMEPNPAWDAESYPDVVETFSNLDDDVVVRVWGADWCGDCRGQLPDFAAALEAAGVENVEQYPVEREDGEKYGPEVEEYDVELIPTIVVERDGEELARFVEEEDVSPAVYLADQLE is encoded by the coding sequence ATGAGCCTGAGCACGATGGAGCCGAACCCGGCGTGGGACGCCGAGTCCTACCCGGACGTAGTGGAGACGTTCTCGAACCTCGACGACGACGTTGTCGTCCGCGTCTGGGGCGCGGACTGGTGCGGTGACTGCCGCGGCCAGCTCCCGGACTTCGCGGCGGCGCTGGAGGCAGCGGGCGTCGAGAATGTCGAACAGTATCCCGTCGAACGCGAGGACGGCGAGAAGTACGGCCCGGAGGTCGAGGAGTACGACGTCGAACTCATCCCGACCATCGTCGTCGAGCGCGACGGCGAGGAGCTCGCGCGGTTCGTCGAGGAGGAGGACGTCTCTCCCGCGGTCTACCTCGCCGACCAGCTGGAGTAG
- a CDS encoding ABC transporter ATP-binding protein translates to MTVIEAASLRKAYGDVQAVDGLGLTVDRGEVYGFLGPNGAGKTTTIEILTGQLRPDAGSVDVLGTDPTTDPVETRRRAGILPEQQSPPSFLTPREFFEFVGRVRDIDDETLAERVETWSQRLGFAAKLDTLCADLSRGQQQKVMLTQVFVHEPDVVVIDEPLANLDPIVQEQVKRHVESYARDGNAVFLSTHNIDVAEDVCSRVGIVANGRIVAEHDVETTGPGLLDVFLDEVDGADPRDTPTAGGD, encoded by the coding sequence ATGACTGTCATCGAGGCCGCCTCCCTGCGGAAGGCCTACGGGGACGTGCAGGCCGTCGACGGGCTGGGTCTCACCGTCGATCGCGGCGAGGTGTACGGGTTCCTCGGGCCGAACGGCGCCGGGAAGACCACGACCATCGAAATCCTCACCGGCCAGCTCCGGCCGGACGCCGGCAGCGTCGACGTGCTCGGCACCGACCCGACGACCGACCCCGTGGAGACGCGGCGTCGGGCCGGAATCCTCCCCGAACAGCAGTCGCCGCCGAGCTTCCTCACCCCGAGAGAGTTCTTCGAGTTCGTCGGGCGTGTCCGCGACATCGACGACGAGACGCTCGCCGAGCGCGTCGAGACGTGGAGCCAGCGCCTCGGGTTCGCCGCGAAACTCGACACGCTCTGCGCGGACCTCTCCCGCGGCCAGCAGCAGAAAGTGATGCTGACGCAGGTGTTCGTCCACGAGCCGGACGTGGTCGTCATCGACGAACCGCTCGCGAACCTCGACCCCATCGTCCAGGAACAGGTCAAACGCCACGTCGAGTCGTACGCCCGCGACGGCAACGCGGTCTTCCTCTCGACGCACAACATCGACGTCGCCGAGGACGTCTGTTCGCGGGTCGGCATCGTGGCGAACGGCCGCATCGTCGCAGAACACGACGTCGAAACCACCGGCCCCGGTCTGCTCGACGTGTTCCTCGACGAGGTGGACGGCGCCGACCCGCGGGACACGCCCACGGCTGGGGGTGACTGA